From Candidatus Pedobacter colombiensis, one genomic window encodes:
- a CDS encoding PDDEXK nuclease domain-containing protein codes for MILNPTVITDIKSIIHTARNKAIRAVDTERVLMYWHIGQRIFLEEQEGKDRAEYGKFLINTISEKLEPEYGTGFSSRHLNWYRQFYRVFPIVNALRSQLSWTHYRILIKLDNQNIIDFYIAETVKNNWSSRQLERQINSNLFQRLLTSNDKDTVLAVASKVQHPTDAKQIIKDPMYLEFLGLKRESSYYERDLEAAIITHLQEFLLELGNGFSFVARQKRIHIGGDDFFCDLVLYNRLLSCFVILEIKRNKLTHGDIGQMQMYVNYYDRIEKLPTENPTIGILLCADKNDAVVKFTLPENNQTIVASKYQLYLPTEQQLINEINKEINI; via the coding sequence ATGATTTTAAACCCAACTGTAATAACTGATATCAAAAGTATTATTCATACCGCAAGAAATAAGGCGATCCGAGCAGTAGATACAGAAAGGGTACTTATGTATTGGCATATTGGTCAAAGAATCTTCCTCGAAGAACAAGAAGGGAAAGACAGAGCCGAATACGGGAAATTCCTGATAAATACGATTTCTGAAAAGCTTGAGCCCGAATATGGTACCGGATTCTCTTCCCGACATTTGAATTGGTATCGTCAATTTTATCGCGTTTTCCCAATTGTGAACGCACTGCGTTCACAATTGAGTTGGACCCATTATCGAATCCTAATTAAGCTTGATAATCAAAACATTATAGATTTCTACATCGCTGAAACAGTTAAAAACAACTGGTCTTCTCGCCAATTAGAGCGCCAAATTAACAGCAACCTATTCCAGCGGCTCTTAACGAGCAATGATAAGGATACTGTTTTAGCAGTTGCCAGTAAGGTACAACACCCTACCGATGCAAAACAGATTATCAAAGATCCAATGTACCTTGAGTTTCTTGGTCTTAAAAGAGAATCCTCTTATTACGAGCGAGACTTAGAGGCTGCTATTATTACACACCTACAGGAGTTCCTCCTGGAATTGGGAAATGGATTTTCTTTTGTTGCAAGACAAAAGCGCATCCATATCGGTGGCGACGATTTCTTTTGCGATTTAGTGTTATACAATCGTCTTCTCTCCTGCTTTGTGATCCTGGAAATCAAGAGAAATAAGCTGACCCATGGTGATATCGGCCAAATGCAGATGTATGTGAATTATTACGACCGTATCGAAAAACTGCCGACAGAAAATCCAACAATAGGTATATTACTTTGCGCAGATAAAAATGATGCTGTGGTGAAATTTACGTTACCAGAAAACAACCAAACCATCGTTGCAAGTAAATATCAATTGTATTTACCTACAGAACAGCAACTAATTAATGAAATTAACAAAGAGATCAACATTTAA
- a CDS encoding heme exporter protein CcmB, which translates to MNLVSQVKHLIKKELLLEWRSKYTLNGVLLYVVSTVFVCFLSFVSVDKITWNALFWIIMLFASINAVSKSFLQESKGRQLYIYTIASPAALIISKTVYNVLLMLLLTVIALGFYMMVFGYVPEDLPMYLLATVLGSLSFSTIFTMVSAIASKAGNGGMLMAILSFPIIIPVLVVLIRLTKNAIDGLDRSVSWDEVGVLLVINVLVMAVSLLLFPYLWRD; encoded by the coding sequence ATGAATTTAGTAAGCCAGGTAAAACACTTAATTAAAAAAGAATTGCTACTGGAGTGGCGCTCAAAGTACACTTTAAACGGTGTGCTTCTGTATGTCGTTTCTACTGTGTTTGTATGTTTTTTGTCCTTTGTAAGTGTCGATAAGATTACTTGGAATGCGTTATTCTGGATCATTATGCTTTTTGCATCTATAAATGCAGTTTCTAAAAGTTTTTTGCAGGAAAGTAAGGGTAGGCAGCTTTATATTTATACCATTGCAAGTCCAGCAGCTTTGATCATTTCGAAGACTGTTTATAATGTCTTGTTAATGTTGTTGCTGACTGTTATCGCGCTTGGCTTTTATATGATGGTTTTTGGCTATGTGCCGGAGGATTTACCAATGTATCTTTTGGCTACAGTTCTAGGTAGTCTGAGTTTTTCAACCATATTTACCATGGTATCTGCTATTGCATCTAAAGCTGGCAACGGTGGGATGCTGATGGCTATTCTTAGTTTTCCAATTATAATTCCTGTGCTGGTCGTGCTGATCAGGTTAACAAAAAATGCAATTGACGGGCTGGATCGAAGCGTAAGCTGGGACGAGGTGGGGGTACTGCTGGTGATCAATGTATTGGTTATGGCTGTGTCTTTATTGCTGTTTCCGTACTTGTGGAGGGATTAA
- a CDS encoding polysaccharide lyase 6 family protein, producing MILTITNQLKKQVLGACAFLLILMLAHPAASFAKTITVASLPELQKAIDNAVAGDVILLKNGVYTTTDNIVVKSKGTAAKPITIAAETIGGAEINGTGGLSIQSPATYVIIRGFKFANASNKNEIAAGSSFCQWTRNIFEGFGEGNYLSIIGNDHQVDYNTFQNKNALGKFIGVRGVGKQIAERLWIHHNYFHNFAQQSGNGAESVQFGLSGFSLSSSNSIFEYNLFENCEGENELLSVKSSAVTIRYNTVRDCKAQMTLRHGNFNKVYGNYFTKTPGLRIFGDDHIIYSNYFENCDVAINIGNGGAEVADGAPLTSHDRPDRVLIAFNTLVNNKKNITLNPRTPIGLGATDITIINNLIQGGEEAAVINGPFVNPKWEGNIIYKVKGPGSIPEGAYKILDPKLVRDANGTFHLQEADPALNVAGTYPLITVDMDGQARKQPLQVGADQISSAPVVARILTPELVGYKAK from the coding sequence ATGATATTAACCATTACAAATCAACTGAAAAAGCAGGTTTTAGGGGCTTGTGCCTTTCTGCTAATTTTAATGCTTGCTCATCCTGCAGCCAGTTTTGCAAAGACGATTACTGTTGCTTCGTTACCTGAATTACAAAAGGCAATTGATAATGCAGTGGCCGGAGATGTGATTTTGCTGAAGAATGGGGTTTATACAACTACAGATAATATTGTGGTGAAGAGTAAAGGAACCGCTGCTAAACCAATTACGATTGCTGCCGAAACGATTGGTGGAGCAGAAATAAATGGAACAGGTGGATTGAGTATTCAAAGTCCTGCTACTTATGTGATTATTCGTGGTTTTAAGTTCGCTAATGCATCAAATAAAAATGAAATAGCAGCTGGAAGCAGTTTTTGCCAGTGGACAAGAAATATTTTTGAAGGGTTTGGTGAGGGGAATTATTTATCTATAATTGGAAATGATCATCAGGTGGATTACAATACTTTTCAGAATAAAAATGCTTTAGGCAAGTTTATTGGGGTTAGGGGAGTAGGCAAGCAAATTGCTGAACGTTTGTGGATACACCATAATTATTTTCACAATTTTGCTCAACAAAGTGGAAATGGAGCAGAGTCCGTACAGTTTGGTTTAAGTGGTTTTAGCCTTTCTTCGAGCAACAGTATTTTTGAATACAACTTGTTTGAAAACTGCGAGGGAGAGAATGAATTGCTCTCCGTTAAATCTTCGGCAGTAACGATCCGATACAATACGGTTCGCGATTGCAAAGCGCAGATGACTTTAAGACATGGTAATTTTAATAAGGTGTATGGTAACTATTTTACCAAAACACCTGGATTAAGGATTTTTGGTGATGACCATATCATTTACAGCAATTATTTTGAGAATTGTGATGTTGCCATTAACATTGGTAATGGTGGTGCTGAAGTGGCTGATGGTGCTCCGCTGACTTCTCATGATCGTCCGGATAGGGTGTTAATTGCTTTCAATACATTGGTAAATAACAAAAAGAATATCACTTTAAACCCAAGAACACCAATAGGTTTGGGCGCAACTGATATTACTATCATTAACAATTTAATTCAGGGTGGTGAAGAGGCTGCGGTTATCAATGGTCCGTTTGTTAATCCTAAGTGGGAAGGTAATATTATTTATAAGGTGAAAGGCCCTGGAAGTATTCCCGAAGGTGCATATAAAATTTTAGATCCTAAATTGGTACGTGATGCTAATGGAACATTCCATCTTCAGGAGGCTGATCCTGCTTTAAATGTTGCAGGTACATACCCATTAATTACTGTTGATATGGATGGACAGGCTCGTAAACAGCCGCTTCAGGTTGGTGCTGATCAAATTTCTTCAGCTCCTGTTGTTGCAAGGATTTTGACCCCGGAGTTAGTTGGATATAAAGCGAAATAG
- a CDS encoding methylated-DNA--[protein]-cysteine S-methyltransferase: MANQYCTIVDSPIGELSIFADDDFVNKITFKKTDTSHLTENKISKLAASQLSDYFEGKLQSFDLPMSQSGTDFQQNVWKELTTIKYGTTISYLQFSTQLNNPLAIRAIAAANGKNELAIVIPCHRVIGSNGKLVGYAGELWRKQWLLDHEREISKQGQMTLRF, encoded by the coding sequence ATGGCAAATCAATATTGTACAATCGTAGATAGCCCCATAGGTGAACTGAGCATTTTTGCGGATGATGACTTTGTAAACAAGATTACTTTTAAAAAGACAGATACCTCGCATTTAACTGAAAACAAAATTTCAAAACTTGCTGCTTCGCAATTGAGCGATTATTTCGAAGGAAAACTCCAATCGTTCGACCTACCCATGAGCCAAAGCGGAACAGATTTTCAACAAAATGTATGGAAGGAGCTTACCACCATAAAATATGGAACAACGATTTCCTACCTACAGTTTTCCACCCAGCTAAACAATCCACTCGCCATACGGGCTATAGCTGCAGCAAATGGAAAAAATGAGCTGGCAATAGTCATCCCCTGCCACCGTGTAATAGGTAGTAATGGTAAACTTGTTGGCTATGCCGGCGAACTATGGCGCAAACAATGGCTGCTCGATCATGAACGTGAGATCAGTAAGCAAGGGCAAATGACTTTAAGATTTTAA
- a CDS encoding DUF421 domain-containing protein gives MNGYLDIIFRSLSVYVFMLVAIRLTGKKELSQLNTTDVVLILLISNAVQNAMVGSDTSLLGGLVAAAVLFALNYLLKKLMFKNEKFRNMITEKPEILIHNGNLDFAKLSKLGITNEELQEAIREHGIEKYKDVKLAIMEADGNISIISGDGSLKQTQYKRKRRHKSLSDLN, from the coding sequence ATGAACGGATACCTCGATATTATATTTAGAAGTCTTTCGGTATATGTTTTTATGCTTGTAGCAATCCGCTTAACGGGTAAAAAAGAACTTTCGCAGCTAAATACTACCGATGTAGTTTTAATCTTGCTGATCAGTAATGCGGTACAGAATGCTATGGTAGGCAGCGACACCAGCCTTTTAGGTGGACTGGTTGCCGCTGCAGTATTATTTGCGCTTAATTATCTGCTAAAAAAGCTGATGTTTAAGAATGAAAAATTCAGGAATATGATCACTGAAAAACCCGAAATCCTGATTCACAATGGCAACCTCGATTTTGCAAAACTCAGTAAACTTGGTATCACCAATGAAGAACTTCAGGAAGCAATAAGGGAGCATGGTATTGAAAAATATAAGGATGTTAAGCTCGCTATCATGGAAGCCGATGGAAACATCAGCATCATTAGCGGAGACGGGAGCTTAAAACAAACTCAGTATAAACGAAAAAGAAGACATAAATCCCTTAGCGATCTAAACTAA
- the gldC gene encoding gliding motility protein GldC has protein sequence MKQAEIKITVQLDDNNVPDNILWESTDAETKEQVPVKSMMLALWDHNYKNSMRIDLWTKDMPVDEMKRFFYETLQTMGDSFLKATGENLIVEDLRDYCAHFADKMGINTRG, from the coding sequence ATGAAACAAGCAGAAATTAAAATCACAGTTCAACTGGATGACAATAATGTGCCGGACAATATCCTTTGGGAATCTACAGATGCCGAAACTAAAGAACAAGTGCCTGTAAAATCAATGATGCTGGCCCTTTGGGATCACAACTATAAAAACTCAATGCGTATTGATCTGTGGACTAAAGATATGCCTGTTGATGAGATGAAGCGTTTTTTTTATGAGACCTTACAAACTATGGGTGATAGCTTTTTAAAGGCTACCGGCGAGAACCTGATTGTGGAAGATTTGCGTGATTATTGTGCGCATTTTGCTGATAAAATGGGAATCAACACAAGAGGGTAA
- a CDS encoding DEAD/DEAH box helicase has protein sequence MAKSFEDFNLNRQILNAVADAGFTTATPIQEKAIAPVLSGQDIFGIAETGTGKTAAYVLPILMQLKYAQGDSARALILAPTRELAMQIAEHVKMFSTYTDLRSVVVFGGIGPKNQIEQIKAGVDIIIATPGRFLDIYLAGHINTQYLKFLVLDEADKMMDMGFIGSIHRILEVVPRKRQNLLFSATMSDLVQKIAGDFLKNPTIIEVAAQATPAATVTQVLFEVPNFKTKINLLQHLLKNDEEFKRLIIFCKTKTVADNIHSFISRRFGEDAVRVIHANKGQNTRINSINAFKEGNLRVLVATDVASRGIDVSEVSHVINFDVPIIIEDYVHRIGRTGRAYAKGDALTFCTPAEKYYIEKIEKLIRQQIPVVPLPAEVFVEETPYEEKQAIARAIDDQKRREDPDFKGAFHEKKHAAAIAAAARNKTNKQPAWKTKKFKNKK, from the coding sequence ATGGCGAAAAGCTTCGAAGATTTTAATTTAAACAGGCAGATATTAAATGCTGTAGCGGATGCTGGGTTTACTACTGCTACTCCAATACAGGAAAAAGCAATTGCTCCGGTTTTGTCCGGACAGGATATTTTTGGGATTGCGGAAACAGGTACCGGTAAAACTGCTGCTTATGTTTTGCCGATTTTAATGCAGTTAAAATATGCTCAGGGTGATTCGGCCCGGGCATTGATACTAGCCCCAACAAGAGAACTGGCAATGCAGATTGCTGAGCATGTAAAAATGTTTTCTACTTATACAGATTTACGTTCGGTTGTGGTGTTTGGTGGTATTGGCCCTAAAAACCAAATTGAACAGATTAAAGCGGGGGTAGATATCATCATTGCTACGCCTGGACGGTTCCTCGATATTTATTTAGCCGGACACATCAACACGCAATACTTAAAATTCTTAGTATTGGATGAAGCCGATAAGATGATGGATATGGGCTTTATTGGCTCTATTCATCGAATTTTGGAAGTTGTTCCGCGTAAACGGCAAAACTTGCTTTTTTCGGCTACGATGAGCGATCTGGTACAGAAAATAGCTGGAGACTTCTTGAAAAATCCAACTATTATTGAGGTTGCTGCCCAAGCTACACCTGCCGCAACGGTTACACAGGTTTTATTTGAGGTGCCAAATTTTAAAACAAAGATCAATTTACTACAACACTTATTGAAAAATGATGAGGAGTTTAAAAGACTGATCATTTTCTGTAAGACTAAAACTGTTGCAGATAATATACATAGCTTTATTAGCCGTCGTTTTGGTGAAGATGCTGTAAGGGTGATTCATGCGAACAAAGGACAAAATACAAGGATCAATTCTATCAATGCTTTTAAAGAAGGCAATTTGAGGGTGCTGGTTGCAACGGATGTGGCTTCGAGAGGTATTGATGTTAGTGAGGTAAGTCATGTGATCAACTTTGATGTACCCATCATTATTGAAGATTATGTGCACAGGATTGGTAGAACAGGCAGGGCTTATGCTAAGGGTGATGCGTTAACTTTCTGCACTCCGGCGGAAAAATATTACATTGAGAAAATAGAGAAATTGATCAGACAACAGATTCCTGTTGTACCTTTGCCTGCCGAAGTTTTTGTGGAGGAAACTCCTTACGAAGAGAAACAGGCTATTGCGCGTGCTATTGATGATCAGAAAAGAAGGGAAGATCCTGATTTTAAAGGAGCTTTCCACGAGAAAAAGCACGCAGCGGCAATAGCTGCTGCTGCAAGGAATAAGACCAACAAGCAGCCGGCATGGAAGACAAAGAAGTTCAAAAATAAGAAGTAA
- a CDS encoding dihydroorotase: protein MNTILIKAASIVNEGQIVVADLLIKNGFIEKIAPNIDTPADQEINAEGLHLFPGMIDDQVHFREPGLTHKADIFSESMAAVAGGITSFMEMPNTVPNTLTQDLLADKYAIASEMSLANYSFFMGASNNNLDEVLKTDPKNVCGIKVFMGSSTGNMLVDNEKVLENIFKEAPMLVATHCEDEHTIQRNLAEYKEKYGENITIDMHPLIRSAEACYKSSSLAVELAKKYQTRLHILHISTAREVALFDNKTPLADKKITAEACIHHLWFDDQDYATKGNWIKWNPAVKTATDKAGILKGLLDGYIDVIATDHAPHTIAEKEQPYLQAPSGGPLVQHALPALFEMYHQNKISLTQIAEKTAHNVATCFNIDKRGFIREGYWADLVLVNLNDPFKVTRTNVLYKCGWSPFEGQTFQAEISHTFVSGNLAYQKGRFTTQETGKRLAFNR from the coding sequence ATGAACACCATTCTGATAAAAGCAGCTTCAATTGTAAATGAAGGGCAAATTGTTGTCGCCGACCTCCTCATCAAAAACGGTTTTATTGAAAAGATCGCTCCAAATATTGATACTCCTGCCGATCAGGAGATCAATGCGGAAGGATTACACCTTTTTCCGGGAATGATTGATGATCAGGTACACTTCAGAGAACCGGGGTTAACCCACAAGGCTGATATTTTTTCGGAAAGTATGGCTGCAGTGGCCGGAGGGATCACCTCTTTTATGGAGATGCCCAACACTGTACCTAACACACTAACTCAAGATTTACTGGCCGATAAATATGCCATCGCATCAGAAATGTCGCTGGCCAACTACTCATTTTTTATGGGTGCCTCCAACAACAACCTCGATGAAGTACTCAAAACAGACCCTAAAAATGTCTGCGGCATCAAGGTATTCATGGGCTCATCTACTGGGAATATGTTGGTCGACAATGAGAAAGTATTAGAAAACATCTTTAAAGAAGCACCAATGCTGGTGGCTACGCATTGCGAAGATGAACACACCATACAACGTAACCTTGCCGAATACAAGGAGAAATACGGAGAAAATATCACTATAGATATGCATCCGTTGATCCGCAGTGCCGAGGCTTGTTACAAATCATCCTCATTAGCTGTAGAACTGGCAAAAAAATACCAGACACGTCTGCATATCCTACACATTTCTACTGCAAGAGAAGTGGCCTTGTTCGACAATAAGACACCACTTGCCGATAAAAAAATAACTGCTGAAGCTTGTATACATCATCTGTGGTTTGACGATCAGGATTATGCAACCAAAGGCAACTGGATAAAATGGAATCCTGCAGTTAAAACCGCAACAGATAAAGCAGGTATCCTAAAGGGTTTATTGGATGGGTATATCGATGTTATCGCTACCGACCACGCCCCACATACGATAGCAGAGAAGGAACAACCTTATCTACAGGCTCCTTCAGGTGGACCACTGGTTCAACATGCTCTGCCTGCACTTTTCGAGATGTATCACCAAAATAAAATATCCTTAACACAAATAGCCGAAAAAACTGCGCATAACGTAGCTACCTGCTTTAATATTGATAAAAGAGGTTTTATTAGGGAAGGCTACTGGGCCGATTTGGTACTGGTAAACCTAAACGATCCTTTTAAAGTAACCAGAACAAATGTACTGTACAAATGTGGTTGGTCGCCTTTTGAAGGTCAAACTTTCCAGGCCGAAATCTCACATACTTTTGTATCAGGAAATCTGGCTTATCAAAAAGGTAGATTCACCACACAGGAAACCGGAAAACGTCTGGCCTTTAACCGCTGA
- a CDS encoding DUF3810 domain-containing protein, which translates to MNTAYPPKLKQFILLLILSAMVYAFGFKYQWVEHLYAQGTYPVTSVIQRYISSFLPFALGDFLYLLLILYVIRSLYLFYKKLAQNRLKKIDWRNITLQALNFLMILYLVFKILWGLNYSRLPIARQLDISDEKYTTPQLVSLGEYFINRLNSLQQIKKESYNIQQLREKAKEAYNGMQQKNAFFTYKSQAVKPVLNSWIITKIGIEGYYSPLSGEANVNMCLPGTSLPFVTCHEIAHQLGVAREDEANLVGYLVASNSKEPYFRYSATYEMLKNILFEIRIKSPEDYERLYTTINPITINDLKADRNFWQKYNSDMFAYMDVAFDRFLKLNNQPKGTESYQDIVLWLYNIHKKELNN; encoded by the coding sequence ATGAACACTGCATATCCGCCAAAATTGAAGCAATTTATATTGCTGCTTATCCTTTCGGCGATGGTATATGCTTTTGGCTTCAAATACCAATGGGTAGAACATTTATATGCTCAAGGAACATACCCGGTTACATCGGTTATACAACGCTATATCAGCAGTTTTTTGCCTTTTGCATTGGGCGATTTCCTTTATCTCCTTCTGATTCTTTACGTCATCAGAAGTCTGTATCTCTTTTATAAAAAACTAGCGCAAAATAGATTAAAGAAAATAGATTGGCGCAATATCACCTTGCAGGCACTTAATTTTTTAATGATTCTTTATCTGGTCTTTAAAATATTATGGGGACTTAATTATTCACGGTTACCCATTGCCAGGCAACTGGATATTAGCGATGAAAAATACACCACTCCACAACTAGTCTCCTTGGGCGAATATTTCATCAATCGGTTAAACAGCCTTCAACAAATTAAAAAAGAAAGTTATAACATTCAACAGCTACGGGAAAAAGCCAAAGAAGCATATAATGGTATGCAGCAAAAAAATGCTTTCTTCACTTACAAATCACAAGCGGTAAAACCGGTATTAAACAGTTGGATCATTACAAAGATAGGTATTGAAGGCTATTACAGTCCCCTATCTGGCGAAGCGAATGTTAATATGTGCTTACCTGGCACCTCCCTACCATTTGTAACCTGTCACGAAATTGCCCATCAGCTGGGTGTTGCAAGAGAAGATGAAGCTAACCTTGTTGGCTACCTGGTAGCTAGTAATAGCAAGGAACCTTATTTTCGATATTCTGCAACTTATGAAATGCTGAAGAATATCCTATTTGAAATCAGGATTAAATCACCAGAGGACTATGAAAGGCTTTATACAACAATTAACCCTATAACTATAAATGACTTAAAAGCCGACAGAAATTTCTGGCAAAAGTACAACAGCGATATGTTTGCATACATGGATGTAGCTTTCGACAGGTTTTTAAAGCTTAATAATCAACCCAAAGGGACCGAAAGCTATCAGGATATTGTATTATGGCTGTATAATATCCACAAAAAAGAACTCAATAACTAA
- the hscA gene encoding Fe-S protein assembly chaperone HscA has product MAKISINLATGSLQKEEIIVGIDLGTTNSLVAFINPDKNPQVINDTGKGLLVPSVVHFNKLGDTLVGNEAKEFLTTDPENTIFSVKRLLGRSYKDVAGHQDTFSYKIIDDENDSLVKIKAADKFYTPIELSAEILKELKARAEHALKTPVNRAVITVPAYFNDSQRQATRDAGRLAGLDVLRIVNEPTAASLAYGLGLDPTQQKTIAVYDLGGGTFDVSILSIQNGIFEVLSTNGNTFLGGDDFDRAIVHYWIEKNNINTAQLAENPALMQTLRLKAEAAKKALTTQNLFNEKMGDIWCTIDKQTFEQLIAAKVNETINSCKQALSDAKLTIAEIDEVVLVGGSTRTPYVKKQVADFFGRQPHDQINPDEVVALGAAIQADILAGNRSDILLLDVTPLSLGIETMGGLMDVIIPRNAKVPTKAGRQYTTSLDGQVNMKISVFQGERDLVKENRKLAEFDLKGIPAMPAGLPKVDINFILNADGILTVQAIELRSGVKQEIDIKPSYGLTDDTVEKMLVDSITHAKSDVEQRMLIEARSEGEQLVYTAERFIEKHAVYLTETEITNTKTYIEALKTALTKAEKDEILKKADELNEFTRPFAERVMDVAVSSAMKGKSIE; this is encoded by the coding sequence ATGGCAAAGATATCCATTAACCTGGCAACAGGTTCACTACAAAAAGAAGAGATCATCGTTGGAATTGATTTAGGAACGACCAATAGCTTAGTCGCTTTCATCAATCCTGATAAAAACCCCCAGGTAATTAATGATACCGGAAAAGGCTTATTAGTGCCTTCGGTGGTTCATTTTAACAAACTGGGCGATACACTTGTAGGCAATGAAGCCAAAGAATTTTTGACAACAGATCCGGAGAACACCATATTTTCTGTAAAACGGTTATTGGGCCGTTCTTATAAAGATGTAGCCGGTCATCAGGATACATTTTCATATAAAATCATAGATGACGAAAACGATTCTCTGGTAAAAATCAAGGCCGCAGATAAATTCTATACCCCGATTGAATTGTCGGCCGAGATTTTAAAAGAATTAAAAGCGCGAGCCGAGCATGCTTTAAAAACACCTGTAAATCGTGCTGTGATTACTGTTCCTGCATATTTTAACGATAGTCAGCGTCAAGCTACCCGTGATGCGGGTCGCCTGGCCGGATTAGATGTTTTAAGGATCGTTAACGAACCTACTGCTGCTAGTCTGGCTTATGGCTTAGGCCTCGATCCTACCCAGCAAAAAACCATAGCGGTATACGATTTAGGTGGTGGAACATTTGACGTATCCATTTTATCCATTCAAAACGGCATATTCGAAGTCCTGTCAACCAATGGAAATACCTTTTTAGGTGGCGATGATTTTGACCGCGCCATTGTACATTACTGGATAGAAAAAAACAACATAAATACCGCTCAACTGGCCGAAAATCCAGCTTTAATGCAAACATTAAGATTAAAAGCAGAAGCTGCGAAAAAAGCATTGACTACCCAAAACCTATTTAACGAAAAAATGGGCGATATCTGGTGTACGATTGACAAACAAACATTTGAGCAATTGATTGCTGCTAAGGTTAATGAAACCATCAACTCCTGCAAACAGGCATTGAGTGATGCAAAATTAACTATAGCGGAAATTGACGAGGTGGTATTGGTTGGCGGATCTACGCGTACCCCTTATGTTAAAAAACAGGTAGCAGATTTCTTTGGCCGTCAACCTCATGACCAGATCAATCCGGATGAGGTGGTAGCGCTTGGTGCAGCAATACAAGCTGATATCCTTGCAGGAAATCGTTCCGACATCTTATTATTAGATGTAACTCCCCTTTCGCTGGGTATCGAAACCATGGGTGGATTAATGGATGTGATCATTCCCAGAAATGCCAAGGTACCAACCAAAGCAGGTCGTCAATATACTACCTCATTAGATGGGCAGGTAAACATGAAAATCTCTGTTTTTCAGGGAGAGCGCGACCTGGTGAAGGAAAACAGGAAACTGGCAGAGTTTGACCTGAAAGGAATCCCTGCTATGCCTGCAGGATTACCAAAGGTCGACATCAACTTTATCCTCAATGCTGATGGTATACTTACCGTTCAGGCCATCGAACTACGCTCAGGCGTAAAGCAAGAAATAGACATCAAACCAAGTTACGGTTTAACCGATGATACAGTTGAGAAAATGCTAGTCGACAGCATTACCCATGCCAAAAGTGATGTTGAACAGCGAATGCTGATTGAAGCCCGTAGTGAGGGGGAGCAACTCGTATATACTGCCGAACGCTTTATTGAAAAGCACGCGGTATACCTTACTGAAACCGAGATTACAAATACAAAAACATATATAGAAGCCTTAAAAACTGCCTTAACTAAAGCAGAGAAAGACGAGATCCTTAAAAAGGCTGATGAATTAAATGAGTTTACCCGGCCATTTGCAGAAAGAGTAATGGATGTAGCCGTTTCTTCGGCTATGAAGGGAAAAAGTATCGAATAA